One genomic window of Psychrobacter cibarius includes the following:
- the wecC gene encoding UDP-N-acetyl-D-mannosamine dehydrogenase, protein MKNICVFGLGYIGLPTAAMFAHHGANVIGVDVNPHAVETINQGKIHIVEPGLEAIVKKAVDNGKLKASLTPVHSDAYLIAVPTPFKGDDHEPDLSYIHAVSKALAPLLEKGDVVILESTSPVGATEKMVEWLAEERPDLTFPKYHEPENEADIFVAYCPERVLPGKVVEELISNDRIIGGMTKESTEKAQEVYRIFVEGDLLATNSRTAEMAKLTENASRDVSIAFANELSIISDKLDINVWELIELANHHPRVNILQPGAGVGGHCIAVDPWFIVNQNPDEAKIIRAAREINDNKPNWVIGKIKGEVDKLKKQGIDKPTVALLGLAFKPDIDDLRESPAVHIARLMLKDLSVNMLFVEPNIDKLPKDLELGTLISLGEAVHSADLLVILVAHNEFKTLSARDRTFLLDIAGIFR, encoded by the coding sequence ATGAAAAATATTTGTGTGTTTGGTCTAGGATATATTGGTTTACCGACAGCCGCGATGTTCGCACATCATGGTGCCAATGTTATTGGTGTCGATGTTAATCCGCATGCGGTTGAAACGATTAATCAAGGCAAGATTCATATCGTAGAGCCAGGTTTAGAAGCAATTGTCAAAAAAGCTGTTGATAATGGTAAGCTTAAAGCTAGCCTTACACCAGTACACTCAGATGCTTATCTCATCGCAGTACCGACGCCTTTCAAAGGTGATGATCACGAACCTGATTTATCCTATATTCATGCTGTTAGTAAAGCATTAGCTCCTCTGTTAGAAAAAGGTGACGTGGTAATTCTAGAGTCAACCTCACCAGTGGGTGCCACTGAGAAAATGGTCGAATGGCTCGCTGAAGAGCGCCCTGATCTTACTTTTCCTAAGTATCATGAGCCTGAAAATGAAGCCGATATCTTTGTTGCTTATTGCCCCGAGCGTGTACTGCCAGGTAAGGTAGTAGAAGAGCTGATTTCAAATGATCGTATTATTGGTGGAATGACCAAAGAATCGACGGAAAAAGCCCAAGAAGTGTATCGTATATTCGTAGAAGGTGATTTGCTCGCAACCAACTCTCGCACTGCTGAAATGGCAAAGCTCACTGAAAACGCCTCTCGTGATGTGAGTATTGCTTTTGCTAACGAGCTCTCTATCATATCTGATAAATTAGATATTAACGTATGGGAACTGATTGAGCTGGCCAATCATCATCCACGGGTGAACATTCTACAGCCTGGTGCTGGAGTCGGGGGTCATTGTATCGCTGTGGACCCTTGGTTTATCGTTAATCAAAACCCAGACGAAGCTAAGATTATTCGTGCTGCACGTGAGATAAATGATAATAAGCCTAACTGGGTTATTGGAAAAATTAAGGGCGAGGTAGACAAGTTAAAAAAGCAAGGGATTGATAAGCCGACAGTAGCGTTATTAGGTTTAGCATTTAAACCTGATATTGATGATTTACGTGAGAGCCCTGCAGTTCATATTGCGAGACTAATGCTAAAAGACTTATCCGTTAATATGCTGTTCGTTGAGCCTAATATTGATAAACTACCGAAAGACTTAGAATTAGGGACACTTATTTCTCTAGGGGAAGCAGTTCATTCAGCAGATTTGTTGGTTATCTTAGTCGCTCATAATGAATTTAAGACATTATCAGCTAGAGATAGAACATTCTTGTTAGATATAGCTGGAATATTCCGTTAA
- a CDS encoding SGNH/GDSL hydrolase family protein, translated as MTKRYIRLKELKPGLLNNYVPSDEYLINTKLQKNEIYLAKTNSDGNQDSIWGFKSENNVFLLGDSSVESIYLRLSMKPQSILERMLLENGFEYSVYNLGVSGSQTLNIVNLIINKLGNKPGSTLVVSIPSNDEGALDLKNNYFSDHWRYSSIVPAFNRISTRAEKIDYEPFEKNIKMIIALCDILNLKLFMTSIIYNGENTVYEKLNKIASEVCSHKKVPFINFEPVFKEGKDYFYDSLHLLPSGSIYYSEGVFDAINSTLVSNSLAYLSIYDICNDMVLTNTMIWSESIKLLIGSTIRVIIDADFPMDSSSKQMLLSIDYGKEDIQSELPKSENSEIGYFKYISAPAGKRVELLIDLKVPNGCEKIRFGLRSWKSQQVRVIKASVSVVNA; from the coding sequence ATGACGAAAAGATATATCCGTCTGAAAGAACTAAAGCCTGGCTTGCTTAATAATTATGTACCAAGTGATGAGTACTTAATTAATACCAAGTTACAGAAAAATGAAATATATTTAGCTAAAACTAATTCTGATGGTAACCAAGATAGTATTTGGGGTTTTAAGTCAGAAAATAATGTTTTTCTGTTAGGGGATTCTTCAGTAGAGTCTATCTATTTAAGACTAAGCATGAAACCTCAATCTATTTTAGAAAGAATGCTTTTAGAGAATGGCTTTGAATATTCTGTGTATAATTTAGGTGTATCTGGCTCTCAAACACTTAATATCGTTAACTTAATTATTAATAAATTAGGTAATAAGCCAGGATCTACTTTAGTTGTTTCTATACCTAGTAACGACGAAGGTGCATTAGATCTTAAAAATAACTATTTCAGTGATCATTGGAGGTACTCTTCTATAGTACCAGCTTTTAACAGGATCTCAACCCGCGCAGAAAAAATTGATTATGAACCTTTTGAAAAGAATATAAAGATGATTATTGCGTTATGCGATATCTTAAATTTAAAGCTTTTTATGACATCAATAATTTATAATGGTGAAAATACCGTTTATGAGAAATTAAATAAAATAGCATCAGAAGTTTGTTCACATAAAAAAGTTCCATTTATTAACTTTGAGCCTGTTTTTAAAGAAGGTAAGGATTATTTCTATGACAGTCTGCATCTTCTGCCGTCAGGGAGTATTTATTATTCTGAGGGTGTGTTTGACGCTATAAATTCTACTTTAGTGTCTAATAGCTTAGCTTATCTATCTATCTATGATATATGTAATGATATGGTTTTGACTAACACAATGATTTGGTCTGAGAGTATAAAGCTGCTAATTGGTAGTACTATTAGAGTTATCATTGATGCTGATTTTCCTATGGATTCTTCTAGCAAGCAAATGCTGTTATCTATTGATTATGGGAAGGAAGATATTCAGAGTGAACTACCTAAGTCTGAGAATAGTGAAATAGGCTACTTCAAGTATATATCTGCACCTGCTGGCAAGAGGGTGGAACTGTTAATTGATTTAAAAGTTCCAAATGGCTGTGAGAAAATACGTTTCGGACTAAGAAGTTGGAAGAGTCAGCAGGTAAGAGTTATAAAAGCATCTGTTTCTGTAGTTAATGCATGA
- a CDS encoding IS5 family transposase: MPRTMLKDQHWTRLRPILLELNIYDKGNLRQTVEGVLYRMRVGCPWRDLPPYFGKPNTVYKAYQRWFRSNKLIALFALLIKDSDCEWVFIDGTHIKAHQHSNGSNEVEQAISKSVAGRATKIHLAVDAHGNPITFILSDGTTHDVKVAPDLVDKINLSGTDMLCADKGYDSDPLRDHIEQAGCFNNIPRKQNTKFTNNHMDWHLYKARHLVENAFAKLKNYRAVATRFDKLKQSYENTVALACAYIWLKL; this comes from the coding sequence ATGCCTCGTACAATGCTCAAAGATCAACACTGGACAAGACTAAGACCTATATTACTAGAACTTAATATCTATGACAAAGGAAATCTTAGACAAACAGTCGAAGGCGTATTATATCGTATGCGTGTTGGCTGTCCTTGGCGTGATCTGCCACCTTACTTTGGTAAGCCTAATACCGTCTACAAGGCTTATCAGCGCTGGTTTCGTAGCAATAAACTGATTGCACTGTTCGCTTTATTAATTAAAGACTCAGACTGTGAATGGGTATTTATCGATGGCACACACATTAAAGCGCATCAGCACAGTAATGGTAGCAATGAGGTGGAACAAGCCATTAGTAAAAGTGTGGCAGGACGCGCCACCAAGATTCATTTAGCGGTTGATGCTCACGGTAATCCTATTACTTTTATCTTATCAGATGGCACGACTCACGATGTAAAGGTAGCACCAGATTTAGTGGATAAGATTAATTTAAGTGGTACAGACATGCTATGTGCCGATAAGGGCTATGATTCTGATCCGCTGCGAGACCATATTGAACAAGCGGGTTGCTTCAATAATATTCCTAGAAAACAGAATACTAAGTTCACCAATAACCATATGGACTGGCACTTGTACAAGGCTCGGCACTTAGTAGAAAATGCTTTTGCTAAGTTAAAAAACTACAGGGCGGTTGCAACTAGATTTGATAAGCTCAAACAAAGTTATGAGAACACAGTGGCTCTCGCTTGTGCCTATATCTGGCTGAAATTATGA
- a CDS encoding glycosyltransferase yields the protein MYPLTSKDLKIAVITDELTAISLVKEKDTKVKYIANNNWHWLFKVNKPDIILVESAWRGYKDKWRYKIANYPDYPGRNNVELRKLLELADKYNIPAVFWNKEDGAHFNRFIDSASLFKYVLTVDENCVERYQAILGNSVKVGVLPFAVQPKFHHPTDFPPRYNESLFVGSYSHHIHNARQQWQDMAFTTASPYGLTIVDRNSDRKSDVYRYPDLPNMTIKPAVPYDQTGELFRQYSHCLNVNTVTDSPSMFSRRLIEIMACGRLAVTNPSLSVSTRFEGMCEVIDSKEQADKLFAQLSKGYTKQQVEMMRYASDHVLQNYTYDQWIKHIVEFIEL from the coding sequence ATGTATCCATTAACTTCCAAAGACCTTAAAATAGCAGTAATTACGGATGAACTCACTGCTATATCTTTAGTTAAAGAAAAAGATACTAAAGTTAAATATATAGCGAATAACAACTGGCATTGGTTGTTTAAAGTAAATAAACCTGACATCATCCTAGTCGAATCAGCATGGCGAGGCTACAAAGACAAGTGGCGTTATAAGATTGCCAATTATCCCGACTACCCTGGACGTAACAATGTCGAGTTGCGCAAGCTCCTAGAGCTAGCAGATAAATACAATATTCCTGCCGTATTTTGGAATAAAGAAGACGGTGCTCACTTTAACCGTTTCATTGACTCTGCCAGTCTATTCAAGTACGTGCTAACCGTTGATGAAAACTGTGTTGAGCGCTACCAAGCTATTTTGGGTAATAGTGTGAAAGTAGGGGTGCTGCCTTTTGCAGTGCAGCCTAAGTTTCATCATCCCACTGATTTTCCACCTCGCTATAATGAAAGTCTGTTTGTTGGTAGTTATAGTCATCATATTCACAATGCGCGCCAGCAATGGCAGGATATGGCGTTTACTACAGCCTCTCCTTATGGACTGACCATCGTTGACCGTAACTCTGATCGTAAGTCTGATGTCTATCGTTACCCTGACCTACCAAATATGACTATCAAGCCTGCTGTGCCCTACGACCAGACGGGTGAGCTTTTTAGACAGTACTCGCACTGCCTTAACGTCAACACCGTGACCGACTCTCCAAGTATGTTTTCCCGCCGTCTGATTGAGATTATGGCATGTGGGAGACTGGCAGTGACCAATCCTAGCTTATCGGTCAGTACCCGCTTTGAAGGGATGTGCGAAGTCATTGATAGCAAAGAGCAGGCAGATAAATTGTTCGCACAGTTATCTAAAGGCTATACTAAACAACAGGTAGAGATGATGCGCTATGCCAGTGACCATGTATTGCAAAACTATACTTATGATCAATGGATAAAGCACATTGTAGAATTTATTGAATTATAA
- a CDS encoding UTP--glucose-1-phosphate uridylyltransferase, whose protein sequence is MKKITHAVIPVAGFGTRMLPLSKSVPKELLPLGNRPAIHYVVEEAIAAGIKHIVLVGHAQKSAIENYFDINAELDNQLRHKGKDELADSLNWLPDDVTVSMIRQGKALGLGHAVLAARPIIGEHDFAVLLPDVVLDPFTGDMATENLAFMIDAFAEDNHSQILVDKVADEDVHKYGIAKLSDTSNIDDQIDINASFKVAGFIEKPNLADAPSKLAVVGRYVFSNHIFDYLANTEASVGGEIQLTDAIDALISEYGVNVTTMRGDSYDAGDMRSYMQAFIYFAEQQLAEDE, encoded by the coding sequence ATGAAAAAAATCACCCACGCCGTTATCCCTGTTGCAGGCTTTGGTACACGTATGTTGCCATTGTCTAAATCTGTGCCAAAAGAGCTATTGCCACTTGGTAACCGTCCCGCTATTCACTATGTGGTTGAAGAGGCGATTGCTGCTGGTATTAAGCATATTGTCTTGGTTGGTCATGCACAAAAGAGCGCGATTGAAAATTATTTCGATATCAATGCTGAGCTGGACAACCAGCTGCGTCATAAAGGTAAGGATGAGCTAGCCGATAGCTTGAACTGGCTACCAGACGATGTGACAGTTTCGATGATACGTCAAGGTAAGGCGTTAGGTTTGGGTCATGCGGTACTCGCGGCTCGCCCCATTATTGGTGAGCATGATTTTGCCGTATTGTTGCCCGACGTTGTGCTTGATCCTTTTACGGGCGACATGGCTACTGAGAACTTAGCCTTTATGATTGATGCTTTTGCTGAAGACAACCATTCACAGATATTGGTTGATAAAGTCGCTGATGAAGATGTGCATAAATATGGTATTGCTAAGCTGAGTGATACCAGCAATATTGATGATCAAATAGACATAAATGCCAGCTTTAAAGTCGCGGGATTTATAGAAAAGCCTAACTTAGCCGATGCTCCTTCTAAGTTAGCAGTCGTTGGTCGTTATGTCTTTAGCAATCACATTTTTGACTATTTGGCCAATACCGAAGCCTCGGTCGGTGGTGAAATTCAGCTGACCGATGCGATTGATGCCTTGATTAGTGAATACGGCGTGAATGTCACAACCATGCGTGGCGACAGCTATGATGCAGGCGATATGCGCTCATATATGCAAGCATTTATCTATTTTGCCGAGCAGCAATTAGCAGAAGATGAATAG
- the pgi gene encoding glucose-6-phosphate isomerase — translation MAEIKGNSAYNSARNSTYWQQLQMLAKQPWSLAALFAQDDSRATRFSMQAGALYMDYSKQCIDEQVLASLLQLAESCELSTRIDALMQGAMVNTSEERAALHTALRLPESAKLDVDGQNVVADVHDSLSQVARLSERVRSGTWRGFSGQAITDVVNIGVGGSDLGPLMATTALDEWADTDIEVHFVSNMDGTQLDNLLKHLNPETTLFIISSKSFGTVDTLSNAKTALSWLLATAKRRAGTEDSVLRRHFIGISANSEKMSAWGIHPEHQLQLWEWVGGRFSLWSAIGLAIAIRIGMAGFKALLAGAHSMDEHFAQADFAENLPVLLGLLAVWNSTFLQVNAHTVLPYDGRLSYLPSYLTQLEMESNGKSVTQHGDHIDYDTCPILWGEIGSNAQHAFYQLLHQGTQQVSCDFIACVRRYSGQSQNAPLQQQHELSLANCLAQSRVLAFGNAALQESEVQVASAADKYKYYRGNQPSTTLLIDELTPHSLGALIALYEHKVYVMASIWDINPFDQWGVEMGKQMAESVHQAMQQAGESQFDSSTNQLLKHIQQLS, via the coding sequence ATGGCTGAGATAAAGGGCAATAGCGCTTATAACAGTGCTCGAAACTCTACATACTGGCAGCAGCTACAAATGCTAGCAAAGCAGCCATGGTCACTGGCAGCTTTGTTTGCACAAGATGACAGTCGTGCAACGCGCTTTAGCATGCAAGCTGGCGCGCTATATATGGACTATAGCAAGCAATGTATTGACGAGCAGGTACTGGCAAGTCTTTTGCAGTTAGCAGAAAGCTGTGAATTGTCCACAAGGATTGATGCACTTATGCAAGGTGCGATGGTCAATACTAGCGAGGAGCGTGCTGCCTTGCATACAGCACTACGATTGCCAGAGTCTGCCAAACTAGACGTTGATGGGCAAAATGTCGTCGCTGATGTGCATGATAGTCTATCGCAAGTAGCACGTTTATCTGAACGTGTCCGTAGTGGTACATGGCGCGGATTTTCTGGTCAAGCTATTACGGATGTGGTCAATATTGGCGTTGGTGGCTCTGATCTTGGCCCGCTTATGGCGACGACCGCGCTAGATGAGTGGGCAGATACCGACATTGAAGTACATTTCGTCTCTAATATGGACGGTACTCAGCTTGATAACTTGCTCAAGCACCTCAATCCTGAGACCACCTTGTTTATTATTTCATCTAAATCCTTTGGTACGGTTGATACGTTATCTAATGCTAAAACAGCATTATCATGGCTGCTTGCCACTGCCAAGCGGCGTGCAGGTACTGAAGACAGTGTGCTACGCCGCCATTTTATTGGTATCTCCGCTAACAGCGAAAAAATGAGTGCTTGGGGTATTCATCCTGAGCATCAGCTACAGCTTTGGGAATGGGTTGGTGGGCGTTTTTCTTTATGGTCGGCGATTGGATTGGCGATTGCCATTCGTATCGGCATGGCAGGGTTTAAAGCGTTATTAGCTGGTGCGCATAGTATGGATGAGCACTTTGCTCAGGCTGATTTTGCAGAAAATTTACCAGTATTGTTGGGTTTACTTGCTGTTTGGAACAGTACCTTTTTACAAGTGAATGCTCATACCGTATTGCCCTATGATGGTCGGCTTAGCTATTTACCAAGCTACTTAACCCAGCTTGAGATGGAGAGTAATGGTAAATCAGTGACTCAACACGGTGATCATATTGATTATGATACTTGCCCAATTTTATGGGGCGAGATTGGCTCTAACGCGCAGCATGCCTTTTATCAGTTGCTACATCAAGGCACACAGCAGGTGTCTTGTGACTTTATCGCTTGTGTGCGCCGCTATAGTGGTCAATCGCAAAATGCGCCATTACAGCAGCAGCATGAGCTGTCTTTGGCCAATTGTCTAGCACAGAGCCGAGTGCTGGCTTTTGGTAATGCCGCGCTTCAAGAGTCTGAGGTTCAAGTAGCTTCTGCCGCTGATAAATACAAATATTACCGTGGCAATCAGCCTTCAACTACGCTACTTATCGACGAGCTAACGCCGCACAGTTTGGGAGCACTGATTGCGCTTTATGAACATAAAGTCTATGTCATGGCCAGCATTTGGGATATTAACCCGTTTGATCAATGGGGCGTCGAGATGGGCAAGCAAATGGCAGAGTCCGTACATCAAGCCATGCAGCAAGCAGGTGAGAGTCAGTTTGACAGCTCCACTAACCAGCTGTTAAAACATATTCAGCAGCTGTCTTGA
- a CDS encoding UDP-glucose/GDP-mannose dehydrogenase family protein produces the protein MSAVSINDNTPKYTHESRSQSTASKEVCVLIGHSIEAITSAVVLASLGQRVHLYADIELLTQQIQQYGFEHHLQALWQMYEQQQVIINTALPASADTLIQYYETTNFSDSRHINESNEVSKVDDQSTVALYWLFLDSIKPVWAEASWITAFNHSHRQSLPVIISGIEKLGVVSALAQRLQRAWVYYVPFVFLQDVDAYSSMLNPSLWLLGEKTANSSQHLEVLKPLMQHARAAHHADIATIEFARSSIMAMLATRVSFMNEMSRLADSQQVDIKQVSRIMGLDARVGSSYLQAGWGFGGNTLPTELAKLQQSSQTHSLDMPLLQSVMHINEDQKELIFRKFWQYFDGFIDNKTVMIWGGSYKSGSGRTAGSAIHPLLALLWSYNIRTLVYSDKAQDEIAMLYQQQSLLQLINTPYQQLNAAQAIFIVSWSPQDQLDIAKLNQQAMPIFDAQNALTRLQIDSLVGDYMGIGRSK, from the coding sequence ATGAGCGCTGTTTCTATAAATGACAATACACCTAAATATACGCATGAATCTAGATCACAAAGCACTGCAAGCAAGGAAGTTTGTGTGCTTATTGGTCATAGCATTGAGGCCATTACTAGCGCCGTGGTGCTGGCAAGTCTAGGTCAGCGCGTGCATCTTTATGCAGATATTGAGCTATTGACGCAGCAAATACAGCAATACGGCTTTGAGCATCATTTACAAGCACTGTGGCAGATGTATGAGCAGCAGCAGGTTATTATCAATACAGCATTACCGGCTAGCGCTGACACGTTAATACAGTATTATGAAACGACAAATTTTAGCGACAGTCGTCACATCAATGAGAGCAATGAGGTTAGTAAGGTTGACGACCAAAGCACCGTTGCGCTTTATTGGTTATTTTTAGACAGTATCAAGCCAGTATGGGCAGAAGCCAGCTGGATTACCGCATTCAACCATAGCCATCGGCAATCGCTACCCGTGATTATAAGTGGCATTGAGAAACTAGGGGTTGTCTCAGCACTGGCTCAGCGTTTACAGCGCGCGTGGGTCTACTATGTGCCGTTTGTATTCTTGCAAGACGTTGATGCTTATAGCTCAATGTTAAATCCTTCACTATGGTTGCTTGGTGAAAAAACAGCCAACAGTAGCCAGCATCTAGAAGTATTGAAGCCGTTAATGCAGCATGCGCGTGCCGCTCATCACGCTGATATCGCAACGATAGAGTTTGCCCGTAGCAGTATCATGGCGATGCTGGCGACGCGAGTGAGTTTTATGAATGAGATGTCACGCTTGGCGGACAGTCAACAGGTAGATATCAAGCAAGTCAGTCGTATCATGGGGCTAGACGCGCGGGTCGGCAGCAGTTATCTGCAAGCAGGCTGGGGCTTTGGTGGTAACACACTACCCACCGAACTGGCTAAGTTACAGCAGTCCAGTCAAACGCACAGTTTAGATATGCCACTGTTGCAGTCAGTCATGCACATCAACGAAGACCAAAAAGAGCTGATATTCCGCAAATTCTGGCAATATTTTGATGGTTTTATTGACAATAAAACGGTGATGATTTGGGGCGGTAGTTATAAATCAGGCTCAGGACGTACCGCAGGCTCAGCCATACATCCATTACTAGCGTTATTATGGTCTTATAATATTCGTACTTTGGTGTATAGCGATAAAGCACAAGATGAGATTGCCATGCTTTATCAGCAGCAATCATTACTGCAATTGATTAATACTCCTTATCAGCAGCTAAATGCCGCACAGGCGATTTTTATCGTTAGTTGGTCGCCACAAGATCAACTAGATATTGCCAAGCTTAATCAGCAAGCCATGCCAATATTTGATGCGCAAAATGCACTGACACGATTGCAGATCGATAGTCTGGTAGGCGACTATATGGGCATTGGTCGGTCTAAATAG
- a CDS encoding phosphomannomutase CpsG (capsular polysaccharide biosynthesis protein; catalyzes the formation of D-mannose 6-phosphate from alpha-D-mannose 1-phosphate) has product MSTSATIRYQPETAFNPIIIDSFKAYDIRGELGVNLNEAIAYRIGRAFAQILFQRYGAAVEAHDNDMVNLKPAIVIGSDIRHSSEQLKQATIAGIVDAGVNVIDLGMSGTEEVYFATSYYQALGGIEVTASHNPINYNGLKLVKEHSKPISADDGLAEIQALAESGKFTATNTLGKLQLLTDKSAYINHVMTFIDTDKLKPLKLVINSGNGSAGPVVDLLIEKLAQAGAPIEVIKLHHTPDGSFPNGIPNPMIEANRVATQQAVLENKADLGIAFDGDFDRCFLFDEHGEFIDGSYIVGMLAQAFLNKYPNESIVYDPRVIYNTEAVIKEHNGKAVISKSGHSFIKQVMRDSGAVYGGEMSAHHYFRDFFYCDSGMIPWLLTIELLSVTGKTLSELVSDYIQAYPSSGELNFRLTTNDAPTIISAIEEKFSSENPTKSTLDGLSLNFGEWRFNLRASNTEPLIRLNIESRGDEELLAIKIREIQQWLAAQGAIPA; this is encoded by the coding sequence ATGTCTACGTCTGCGACCATTCGTTATCAGCCAGAAACTGCATTTAATCCCATTATTATTGATTCATTTAAAGCTTATGATATTCGCGGCGAGCTTGGGGTAAATCTAAACGAAGCCATTGCTTACCGTATTGGTCGTGCTTTTGCACAGATTTTATTTCAGCGTTATGGTGCGGCGGTTGAGGCTCATGACAATGATATGGTAAATCTAAAACCTGCCATCGTTATTGGTAGTGACATTCGCCATTCAAGCGAGCAATTAAAACAAGCGACCATCGCTGGTATTGTAGATGCTGGTGTCAATGTGATTGACTTGGGCATGAGCGGTACAGAAGAGGTCTATTTTGCCACCAGTTATTATCAGGCATTGGGTGGTATTGAGGTCACAGCCAGCCATAATCCTATTAACTATAACGGCTTAAAATTGGTTAAGGAACATTCAAAGCCGATCAGTGCTGATGATGGTTTGGCAGAGATTCAAGCATTGGCAGAGTCTGGGAAATTTACCGCTACTAATACTCTAGGAAAACTTCAATTACTAACTGATAAAAGCGCTTATATCAATCATGTCATGACTTTTATTGATACCGATAAGCTCAAACCCCTCAAATTAGTGATTAACTCAGGCAATGGCAGTGCAGGGCCTGTGGTTGACTTGTTGATTGAAAAGCTTGCACAAGCTGGTGCGCCAATTGAAGTGATTAAACTGCATCATACACCAGATGGTAGCTTCCCCAATGGCATCCCCAACCCTATGATTGAAGCCAATCGAGTGGCGACTCAGCAAGCTGTTTTGGAAAATAAAGCCGACCTTGGCATTGCCTTTGATGGCGACTTTGACCGCTGCTTTTTATTCGATGAACATGGTGAATTTATTGATGGCAGTTACATCGTCGGCATGCTTGCCCAAGCATTTTTGAATAAGTACCCAAATGAGTCAATCGTCTACGATCCACGGGTCATTTACAATACTGAAGCCGTGATTAAAGAACATAACGGTAAGGCTGTCATCAGTAAATCTGGACATTCATTTATTAAGCAAGTCATGCGTGACTCTGGCGCTGTTTATGGTGGCGAGATGTCTGCCCACCACTATTTCCGTGACTTTTTCTATTGCGATAGCGGTATGATCCCTTGGCTGCTCACCATCGAGCTGTTGTCTGTCACCGGTAAGACTTTATCAGAATTGGTCAGCGACTATATTCAAGCATATCCAAGTTCAGGCGAGCTTAATTTTCGGCTCACAACAAATGATGCGCCAACTATTATTAGCGCTATTGAGGAAAAATTTAGCAGCGAAAATCCGACCAAATCGACGCTTGATGGCTTAAGTCTTAACTTTGGCGAGTGGCGCTTTAATCTGCGTGCCTCAAATACCGAGCCACTTATCAGATTAAACATTGAAAGTCGTGGCGATGAAGAATTGTTAGCTATTAAAATTCGAGAGATTCAACAGTGGCTAGCGGCACAAGGTGCTATACCAGCGTAA
- the mazG gene encoding nucleoside triphosphate pyrophosphohydrolase — translation MNTLDNKIAAPTPAQGTPVVSGELDDLLALMARLRVDCPWDKKQTNHSLIPYAIEEAYELGEAVQSDDDEDIKGELGDVLLQVVFHCQMYAEQGRFGMSDVITTLQEKLIRRHPHVFEAETLEDDTAVKARWDEIKVEEQQSREARGKPKRRLDNTKAGSALMQAQDVQKQASKLGFDWEGVAGAVDKLDEEIAELKAELIDKSKDAAEYDISKANISDIEKELGDCMFALVNVARKLNLDAEAATLTCVHKFKSRFGYIEEQLAAAGKRLEDSDINEMDALWEAAKQHERSS, via the coding sequence ATGAATACTCTCGACAATAAAATAGCAGCGCCTACACCAGCACAAGGAACGCCTGTCGTCAGCGGTGAATTAGACGATTTATTGGCTTTGATGGCACGGCTACGTGTTGACTGTCCGTGGGATAAAAAACAAACCAATCACAGCCTAATTCCCTATGCGATTGAAGAAGCCTATGAGCTAGGCGAAGCGGTACAAAGCGATGACGATGAAGATATCAAAGGCGAGCTAGGCGATGTGCTGCTGCAAGTGGTGTTTCATTGTCAGATGTATGCTGAGCAAGGTCGCTTTGGCATGAGCGATGTTATCACCACTTTACAAGAAAAGCTCATTCGTCGTCATCCGCATGTGTTTGAGGCTGAAACCCTTGAAGATGACACGGCGGTAAAAGCTCGTTGGGATGAGATTAAAGTGGAAGAGCAGCAATCGCGCGAGGCACGAGGCAAACCAAAACGTCGTTTAGACAATACCAAAGCGGGCAGTGCGCTTATGCAAGCGCAAGATGTGCAAAAACAGGCGTCAAAGTTAGGGTTTGACTGGGAAGGCGTCGCAGGGGCAGTAGATAAGCTAGATGAAGAGATTGCCGAGTTAAAGGCTGAATTGATAGATAAATCAAAAGATGCTGCTGAATATGACATAAGCAAAGCCAATATTAGCGATATTGAAAAAGAGCTGGGTGATTGTATGTTTGCGCTGGTGAATGTGGCGCGTAAACTCAATCTTGATGCAGAAGCAGCCACTTTAACGTGTGTGCATAAATTCAAATCACGTTTTGGTTATATTGAAGAACAGTTAGCTGCGGCTGGCAAGCGTTTAGAGGATAGTGATATTAACGAGATGGATGCGTTATGGGAAGCGGCGAAACAACATGAACGATCGTCATGA